A window of Fragaria vesca subsp. vesca linkage group LG7, FraVesHawaii_1.0, whole genome shotgun sequence contains these coding sequences:
- the LOC101292048 gene encoding B3 domain-containing transcription factor NGA1-like, producing MEYYVKGDKKGYSEKEEDQEEEEEDKNHIINSKYLSPSYNYGSSSSSQTAEAINFMDLSIRSAKDDDNSNKNDWPPNSEREHMFDKVVTPSDVGKLNRLVIPKQHAEKYFPLDSSANEKGLLLNFQDRTGKPWRFRYSYWNSSQSYVMTKGWSRFVKDKKLDAGDIVSFERSVSDSNVLYIDWRRRPPPPLPPNQASYWGGGGRFYSLQRTPSMSMPLRHHEQFHYNIHHPYHHQYQYHQMNPYQLQQQHHQHQQYYHQSGISPAVVIDSVPLVQHHPHHHVKTMSPTTNKRLRLFGVNMECSPMQEDEPEQCQILSSTVASLSPHQHHHHHHLPSSSLSQPLELRLPNYAAPLPGAADQLLSEKGKSTSLSFYLDP from the coding sequence ATGGAGTACTATGTGAAAGGAGATAAAAAAGGGTACTCAGAGAAAGAAGAAGATCAAGAAGAGGAAGAAGAAGACAAGAACCACATCATTAACAGTAAGTACTTATCTCCTTCTTACAATTATGGATCATCATCATCCTCCCAAACCGCAGAAGCTATAAACTTCATGGACTTGTCAATAAGAAGTGCGAAAGACGATGATAACAGCAACAAGAACGATTGGCCACCAAACAGTGAGCGAGAGCACATGTTCGACAAAGTAGTTACCCCAAGCGATGTGGGCAAGCTCAACCGTCTAGTAATCCCAAAACAACATGCCGAGAAGTACTTCCCGCTCGATTCGTCCGCCAATGAGAAGGGTCTGTTACTTAACTTCCAGGACCGGACAGGGAAGCCATGGCGGTTCAGATACTCTTACTGGAACAGTAGCCAGAGCTATGTGATGACCAAAGGCTGGAGCCGGTTTGTCAAGGACAAGAAGCTTGATGCCGGTGACATTGTGTCCTTCGAGAGGAGTGTAAGCGACTCAAATGTCTTGTACATTGACTGGAGACGCCGCCCTCCGCCTCCCCTACCGCCTAATCAAGCCTCTTACTGGGGAGGCGGAGGGCGGTTCTACTCGCTGCAGCGGACTCCATCAATGTCAATGCCGCTTCGGCATCACGAGCAATTTCATTACAACATTCACCATCCATACCATCACCAGTATCAGTATCATCAGATGAACCCTTACCAATTGCAGCAGCAGCATCACCAGCATCAACAGTACTACCACCAGAGCGGAATTAGTCCCGCAGTGGTGATTGATTCAGTGCCATTGGTCCAACATCACCCCCATCACCATGTTAAAACAATGAGTCCCACTACTAATAAGCGGCTTAGGCTGTTTGGTGTGAACATGGAGTGCAGTCCAATGCAAGAAGATGAACCAGAACAATGTCAGATATTGTCTTCCACAGTGGCTTCGCTCTCTCCACATCAACATCATCATCATCATCACCTTCCTTCTTCTTCGCTTTCTCAACCTCTGGAGTTAAGGCTGCCCAATTATGCTGCCCCACTGCCCGGTGCAGCTGATCAGCTGCTTTCTGAAAAGGGAAAATCTACTTCCTTGTCGTTTTATTTGGATCCCTAA